A region from the Salidesulfovibrio onnuriiensis genome encodes:
- a CDS encoding acyltransferase family protein: MNKDRLHFLDNLRAAIIFAVILLHVSLCYMMYAPSWWYVINPETSIYFTYAVILIDVPIMPAMFFIAGYFALPSLQRQGTQRFMRSKFRRLLVPWALGVLLLAPPTAHMIYLSRHVPMDLLTFWGGEFWTKAFQQSVYWFLSILFWTFAAFALAAKALPALKNARQQVRNPSLPLFPAIIAGTGLAFYLAIRQFPVDGWYVSYLFSFQPERLPLLVGYFALGVWAWRNGWFTEEGYMPRKRIWLPLALLSALAYLAVKLGYGTPGAALFGRKDLLAPAFTIYCLSAMLGFIALFASIVNARGRVWASASDNSYGIYYVHALIAYWTAYLLLGADMSAYTKAAVALAVTCGASWMLSAGVLRRAPLLRKMF; encoded by the coding sequence GTGAACAAGGACCGCCTGCATTTCCTGGACAACCTGCGCGCCGCCATCATCTTTGCGGTCATCCTGCTGCACGTATCCCTCTGCTACATGATGTACGCCCCGTCCTGGTGGTACGTGATCAACCCCGAGACCTCCATCTACTTCACCTATGCGGTCATCCTCATCGACGTGCCCATCATGCCGGCCATGTTCTTCATTGCGGGCTATTTCGCACTCCCGTCCCTGCAGCGCCAGGGCACACAACGATTCATGCGCTCCAAGTTCCGGCGGCTGCTCGTGCCCTGGGCCCTCGGCGTGCTGCTGCTGGCGCCGCCCACCGCGCACATGATCTATCTCTCCCGCCACGTGCCCATGGACCTGCTGACCTTCTGGGGCGGCGAGTTCTGGACCAAGGCGTTTCAACAGTCCGTGTACTGGTTCCTGAGCATACTGTTCTGGACCTTTGCCGCCTTTGCCCTGGCCGCCAAGGCACTGCCCGCCCTGAAAAACGCGCGCCAGCAGGTCCGAAATCCCTCCCTGCCGCTGTTCCCGGCCATCATCGCCGGCACCGGCCTGGCCTTTTATCTGGCCATCCGCCAGTTCCCGGTGGACGGCTGGTACGTGAGCTACCTGTTTTCCTTCCAGCCCGAGCGCCTTCCCCTGCTCGTGGGCTACTTCGCCCTCGGGGTCTGGGCCTGGCGCAACGGATGGTTCACCGAAGAAGGCTACATGCCCCGCAAGCGGATCTGGCTGCCCCTGGCCCTCCTGAGCGCCCTGGCCTATCTGGCCGTGAAGCTGGGATACGGCACGCCCGGAGCCGCGCTGTTCGGCAGGAAGGACCTGCTCGCCCCGGCCTTCACCATCTACTGCCTGAGCGCAATGCTGGGATTCATCGCCCTGTTCGCCTCCATCGTGAACGCCCGGGGAAGGGTCTGGGCTTCGGCCTCGGACAACTCCTACGGCATCTACTATGTGCATGCCCTCATCGCCTACTGGACCGCCTACCTCCTGCTCGGGGCGGACATGTCCGCCTACACGAAGGCCGCCGTCGCCCTTGCCGTGACCTGCGGTGCGAGCTGGATGCTCAGCGCGGGCGTGCTGCGCAGGGCTCCGCTGCTGCGGAAGATGTTTTAA
- a CDS encoding 16S rRNA (guanine(527)-N(7))-methyltransferase RsmG, whose protein sequence is MPRPTPKSVVEILRGLDLEASDEQCARLAAYLELLEKWNRKMNLVGPARWPEVLKRLVVDSIHLAAFLKDLDLPADPVTLDLGAGAGLPGIPLRMFWQAGQYWLVEVRQKRCGFMRTALGRLELPATHVFMGRAEDSPAHLEAEGYGHCADLILSKAFMPWRKLLDFAVPLLSAEGVLVILSNDPAPRDLPESWRLLGTVAYPVMGKNHHFWALSQSK, encoded by the coding sequence ATGCCCAGACCAACCCCGAAAAGTGTCGTGGAAATCCTGCGCGGCCTCGACCTGGAGGCCTCGGACGAGCAGTGCGCCAGACTGGCCGCCTACCTCGAGCTGCTGGAGAAGTGGAACCGCAAGATGAACTTGGTGGGCCCGGCCCGCTGGCCCGAGGTGCTGAAACGGTTGGTGGTGGACAGCATCCATCTGGCCGCCTTCCTGAAAGATCTCGATTTGCCCGCCGACCCCGTGACCCTCGACCTTGGGGCCGGGGCCGGATTGCCCGGCATCCCGCTGCGCATGTTCTGGCAGGCGGGGCAATACTGGCTGGTGGAGGTGCGCCAGAAGCGGTGCGGATTCATGCGTACGGCCCTGGGCCGCCTGGAGTTGCCCGCCACCCATGTCTTCATGGGCCGGGCCGAGGATTCCCCGGCGCATCTGGAGGCCGAGGGGTATGGCCATTGCGCCGACCTGATCCTGAGCAAGGCCTTCATGCCCTGGCGCAAGCTCCTTGATTTTGCCGTGCCCCTGCTGAGTGCTGAGGGCGTCCTGGTCATTCTCTCCAATGACCCGGCTCCGCGGGACCTGCCCGAATCCTGGCGTCTTTTGGGGACTGTTGCGTATCCCGTAATGGGCAAAAATCATCATTTCTGGGCTCTTTCTCAGTCGAAATAG
- the sppA gene encoding signal peptide peptidase SppA, with translation MKKIVISFLILMLAVAAGCSPKFKLFTGQATSPLKESVLEGEGDAKILLVNVNGFLDDKPKSGLLTSKPGSVQELVSNLRLAEQDEDIKGVVVKINSPGGTTTASDILYRELMRYREKTGNKVVALMMDVAASGGYYTALAADSIVAHPTTITGSVGVIFMRPKVDGLMEKIGVDVEISKSGMDKDMGSPFRATTDRERRLFQEIIDDMAGRFYALVQERRNPTRAAMDEIKTARVFTATRARELGLIDHVGYMQDAFAEARKLAGVSEARIVTYRRDQYPNDNPYNTLSSADPANPALVNMHIEHLVPRQAGFYYLWSPSY, from the coding sequence ATGAAAAAAATCGTGATATCTTTTCTTATACTCATGCTGGCCGTGGCCGCGGGCTGTTCGCCCAAGTTCAAGCTCTTCACCGGCCAGGCAACCTCGCCGCTCAAGGAAAGCGTGCTCGAGGGCGAGGGCGACGCCAAGATCCTGCTGGTGAACGTCAATGGGTTCCTGGACGACAAGCCCAAGTCCGGGCTGCTGACCTCCAAGCCGGGCTCGGTGCAGGAGCTGGTCAGCAATTTGCGGCTGGCCGAGCAGGACGAGGACATCAAGGGTGTGGTGGTCAAGATCAACTCGCCCGGCGGCACCACCACCGCCAGCGACATCCTCTATCGCGAGCTCATGCGCTACCGGGAAAAGACCGGCAACAAGGTGGTGGCGCTGATGATGGACGTGGCCGCATCGGGCGGCTACTACACGGCCCTGGCCGCGGACAGCATCGTGGCGCACCCCACGACCATCACCGGGTCCGTGGGCGTCATCTTCATGCGGCCCAAGGTGGACGGGCTCATGGAAAAGATCGGCGTGGACGTGGAAATCTCCAAGTCCGGCATGGACAAGGACATGGGCTCGCCGTTCAGGGCCACCACGGACCGCGAACGCAGACTGTTCCAGGAGATCATCGACGACATGGCCGGGCGTTTCTACGCCCTGGTGCAGGAGCGCCGCAACCCGACCCGGGCGGCCATGGACGAGATCAAGACCGCCCGCGTCTTTACGGCCACGCGCGCCCGGGAGCTCGGGCTCATCGACCACGTCGGCTACATGCAGGACGCCTTTGCCGAGGCCCGGAAACTGGCCGGAGTGAGCGAGGCGCGCATCGTCACCTACCGCCGCGACCAATACCCCAACGACAACCCGTACAACACCCTGAGTTCGGCGGATCCGGCCAACCCGGCGCTGGTGAACATGCACATCGAGCATCTCGTTCCCCGGCAGGCCGGTTTCTACTACCTTTGGAGCCCCTCTTACTGA
- a CDS encoding nucleotide pyrophosphohydrolase encodes MSDSLKELTEVIRRFVDERDWSAFQSPKNLTMALCGEAGELAEQLQWLSEEQSRAPSPEKLQNIKEECADVLVYLVRIADELGFDLVEATRAKCRKNEKKYPVELVHGRLKRRDEY; translated from the coding sequence ATGAGCGATTCACTCAAGGAACTGACAGAAGTCATCAGGCGGTTTGTGGACGAACGGGACTGGAGCGCCTTCCAGTCGCCCAAGAACCTGACCATGGCCCTGTGCGGCGAGGCCGGGGAACTGGCCGAGCAGCTCCAGTGGCTCAGCGAGGAGCAGAGCCGCGCCCCCTCCCCGGAAAAGCTTCAGAACATCAAGGAAGAATGCGCGGACGTGCTCGTCTACCTGGTGCGCATCGCCGACGAGCTGGGCTTTGACCTGGTGGAGGCGACCCGCGCCAAGTGCCGCAAGAACGAAAAAAAATACCCGGTGGAGCTGGTGCATGGACGCCTGAAACGCCGGGACGAGTACTAG
- the queD gene encoding 6-carboxytetrahydropterin synthase QueD yields the protein MPGKWRLTITQDFSAAHQLRNYGGKCEHMHGHNFGVEVCVEGSRLDDRVHYLMDFKELKKRTKAVLEQLDHKHLNQVPPFDEINPSSENIAMFIYNELKPALPQGVALAWVSVSEKDSSKATYWEE from the coding sequence ATGCCCGGAAAATGGCGTTTAACCATCACCCAGGACTTTTCCGCCGCCCACCAGCTGCGCAACTACGGCGGCAAGTGCGAACACATGCACGGCCACAACTTCGGGGTGGAGGTCTGCGTGGAAGGCAGCAGGCTGGACGACAGGGTCCACTACCTCATGGATTTCAAGGAGCTGAAGAAACGCACCAAGGCGGTGCTGGAACAGCTCGACCACAAGCACCTCAACCAGGTGCCCCCGTTCGACGAGATCAACCCGTCCTCCGAGAACATCGCCATGTTCATCTACAACGAGCTCAAGCCCGCCCTGCCGCAAGGCGTGGCCCTGGCCTGGGTCAGCGTCTCGGAAAAGGATTCCTCCAAGGCAACCTACTGGGAGGAATAG
- the dtd gene encoding D-aminoacyl-tRNA deacylase — protein MRLVIQRVTDARVIVDQKTVAETEAGFLALVGFGREDREDLPASKQWSRMLDKLMNLRVFTDDDGKFNLSLKDVRGDLLLVSQFTLYADCKKGRRPSFTDACPPELANTLFERFVSDARTLAPARVETGVFGAEMFLDFTNWGPVTITLDSKDL, from the coding sequence GTGCGGCTCGTCATCCAGCGCGTCACCGACGCCCGGGTCATCGTGGACCAGAAGACCGTGGCCGAGACCGAAGCCGGATTTCTGGCGCTGGTGGGATTCGGCCGCGAGGACCGCGAAGATCTTCCCGCTTCCAAGCAGTGGTCCAGAATGCTGGACAAGCTCATGAACCTGCGCGTGTTCACGGACGACGACGGCAAGTTCAACCTGAGCCTCAAGGATGTCCGCGGCGACCTGCTCCTTGTCTCCCAGTTCACGCTCTACGCGGACTGCAAAAAGGGCCGCCGCCCCTCGTTCACGGACGCCTGCCCGCCCGAGCTGGCCAACACCCTGTTCGAACGCTTTGTGTCCGACGCGCGCACGCTCGCCCCGGCCAGGGTGGAGACCGGCGTGTTCGGGGCCGAGATGTTCCTGGACTTCACCAACTGGGGGCCAGTGACCATCACCCTCGATTCCAAGGATTTATAG
- a CDS encoding YifB family Mg chelatase-like AAA ATPase: MIATAHCAALRGIDAYPVQLEVDFARSGLPAFTMVGLAEGAVRESKERVYSSLKNSGFKLPPARTTVNLAPADIRKEGSAYDLPLAMGLLGASGTIDAEDLDGWYMAGELSLSGELKPVNGVLPLAITSENRKARGLVVPEANAAEAAVVRGLPVYGLRNLAQVVGLVTGEEEFEPARLDIDTLWGERQSFLYDFSEVKGQEHAKRAIEIAAAGAHNLLFIGPPGSGKTMLSQRIPTVLPPLGFEEALEVTKIYSVAGLLGSRESLIVTRPFRTPHHTISDIGLIGGGRYPQPGEVSLAHRGVLFLDELPEFKKQALEVLRQPLEDGEVSISRSLMSLSYPANFMLVAAMNPCACGYLTDDKHTCTCSPAGVARYRAKLSGPLLDRIDLHVDVPAVPYEDLKESRGSMDSSTMRARIVAARELQAERYAELPLHTNAQLTGSALEEHCRCGRDEHGFLEQAVKTLGLSARAYTRILRIARTIADLEGEERITTPHLAEAINYRTMDRQAG; the protein is encoded by the coding sequence GTGATCGCCACCGCCCACTGCGCCGCCCTGCGCGGCATCGACGCCTACCCCGTTCAACTGGAAGTGGATTTCGCCCGGAGCGGATTGCCCGCGTTCACCATGGTCGGCCTCGCCGAAGGCGCGGTCCGAGAATCCAAGGAGCGGGTCTATTCCTCGCTCAAGAATTCCGGTTTCAAGCTGCCCCCCGCCCGCACCACCGTGAACCTTGCGCCCGCCGACATCCGCAAGGAGGGCAGCGCCTACGACCTGCCTCTGGCCATGGGCCTGTTGGGTGCCTCCGGAACCATCGACGCCGAGGACCTGGACGGTTGGTACATGGCGGGCGAACTCTCCCTTTCCGGCGAGCTCAAGCCGGTCAACGGGGTGCTGCCCCTGGCCATCACCTCGGAGAACCGCAAGGCCAGGGGGCTCGTGGTGCCCGAGGCCAACGCGGCCGAAGCGGCGGTGGTGCGCGGCCTGCCCGTGTACGGGCTTCGGAATCTGGCCCAGGTGGTGGGGCTGGTCACGGGCGAGGAGGAATTCGAGCCCGCGCGGCTGGATATCGACACCCTGTGGGGGGAGCGCCAGTCGTTTCTCTATGATTTTTCCGAGGTCAAGGGGCAGGAACACGCCAAGCGGGCCATCGAGATCGCGGCGGCCGGGGCGCACAACCTGCTGTTCATAGGCCCCCCGGGAAGCGGCAAGACCATGCTTTCCCAGCGCATCCCCACGGTGCTTCCGCCCCTGGGGTTCGAGGAGGCCCTGGAGGTGACCAAGATCTATTCCGTTGCCGGGCTGCTGGGCAGCAGGGAGTCCCTGATCGTCACCCGGCCATTCCGCACGCCGCACCATACCATTTCGGACATCGGGCTTATCGGCGGCGGTCGATATCCGCAGCCGGGCGAGGTGAGCCTGGCCCACCGGGGCGTGCTTTTCCTGGACGAGCTGCCCGAGTTCAAGAAGCAGGCCCTGGAGGTCTTGCGCCAGCCCCTGGAGGACGGCGAGGTGTCCATTTCCCGTTCGCTCATGTCCCTGTCCTACCCGGCGAATTTCATGCTCGTGGCGGCCATGAACCCCTGCGCCTGCGGGTATCTCACGGACGACAAGCACACCTGCACCTGCAGCCCGGCCGGGGTGGCCCGCTACCGGGCCAAGCTCTCGGGCCCGCTCCTGGATCGCATCGACCTGCATGTGGACGTGCCCGCCGTGCCGTACGAGGACCTCAAGGAGTCGCGGGGGAGCATGGACTCGTCCACCATGCGCGCACGCATTGTCGCGGCCCGGGAGCTCCAGGCCGAGCGCTATGCGGAGCTGCCCCTGCACACCAATGCCCAGCTCACGGGGTCGGCCCTGGAGGAACATTGCCGCTGCGGCCGGGACGAGCACGGTTTTCTGGAGCAGGCGGTCAAGACCCTGGGGCTGTCGGCCCGGGCCTATACCCGCATCCTGCGCATCGCCCGGACCATCGCGGACCTGGAGGGCGAGGAGCGCATCACGACGCCGCATTTGGCCGAGGCCATCAATTACCGGACCATGGACCGCCAGGCCGGATAG
- a CDS encoding glycosyltransferase — MDYHHFIITRFNVNIYDIDFPARLEETWLAERFDLFQKFCFPSIRAQHNQNFTWLVLFDEQTPARYRALIKAWSRYENFVPVYCGAFTTIMPAVVERMREIAPHADWFLSTRLDNDDALAVGYVHCLQGVVANLTGEQFGDSDALYVNFPKGLQWYKGDYYDFEDVTNAFVSLLERSDEPHTVFWVDHPCIHDVAPVVQAETRPLWLQNVHDLNVYNYVRGEKLDQADFSKAFPHLG; from the coding sequence ATGGATTATCATCATTTCATCATCACGCGTTTCAACGTGAACATCTACGACATCGATTTTCCGGCCCGGCTGGAGGAAACCTGGCTGGCCGAACGCTTCGACCTGTTCCAGAAATTCTGCTTTCCCTCCATCCGCGCTCAGCACAACCAGAATTTCACATGGCTGGTGCTTTTCGACGAGCAGACCCCGGCCCGGTACCGGGCGCTGATCAAGGCCTGGTCCAGGTACGAAAACTTTGTGCCCGTGTATTGCGGGGCATTCACGACCATCATGCCCGCCGTGGTGGAGCGCATGAGGGAGATCGCCCCCCATGCGGACTGGTTCCTGAGCACCCGCCTGGATAACGACGACGCCCTGGCCGTGGGGTACGTGCATTGCCTGCAGGGGGTGGTGGCCAATCTCACCGGGGAGCAGTTCGGCGATTCGGACGCCCTATACGTCAATTTCCCCAAGGGGCTGCAGTGGTACAAGGGCGACTATTACGATTTCGAGGATGTGACCAACGCCTTTGTCAGCCTGCTGGAGCGCAGCGACGAGCCGCACACGGTCTTCTGGGTGGACCATCCGTGCATCCATGACGTGGCCCCGGTGGTTCAGGCCGAGACCCGGCCCCTGTGGCTCCAGAACGTGCACGACCTCAACGTCTACAACTACGTGCGCGGCGAAAAGCTGGACCAGGCGGATTTTTCCAAGGCCTTTCCCCATCTGGGATGA
- a CDS encoding amino acid ABC transporter substrate-binding protein, producing MNIATLFFLLALPATAAGEDVRTYAEERSVTTKTMVMTHPRPVHHPMGCWLKAVYTDAFRRLGYAMRYEYVPAARASDMAELGHSDGELGRTFEYGDDHPALVRVSEPHLDDSFRAYTALPGVAGLDWKTLRNSGYTIAYTRGVHRLKREFGDYDDLRIHVVNNTNIGLRMLLSGRVDVFVGPQQGVKETISASEFAETPIHEAGTLESHTAHAYLNARHKELAPRLAAVLRQMKEEGILQRFATACGGPY from the coding sequence TTGAACATTGCCACCCTTTTTTTCCTCCTGGCCCTGCCCGCCACGGCCGCAGGAGAAGACGTCCGCACCTATGCGGAGGAACGCAGCGTCACCACGAAAACCATGGTCATGACGCACCCCCGTCCCGTCCATCATCCCATGGGCTGCTGGCTCAAGGCCGTCTATACCGACGCCTTCCGGCGGCTCGGCTATGCCATGCGTTACGAATACGTCCCAGCCGCGCGCGCCAGCGACATGGCCGAACTGGGGCACTCGGACGGCGAACTGGGACGGACCTTCGAATACGGCGACGACCACCCGGCCCTGGTACGGGTGTCGGAACCGCACCTGGACGACAGCTTCCGCGCCTACACGGCGCTCCCCGGCGTTGCCGGGCTCGATTGGAAGACCTTGCGGAATTCCGGGTACACCATCGCCTATACACGCGGGGTGCACAGGCTGAAGCGGGAATTCGGCGACTACGACGACCTGCGCATACATGTCGTCAACAATACCAACATAGGCCTCCGCATGCTCCTGTCCGGACGGGTCGATGTCTTTGTCGGGCCGCAACAGGGGGTGAAGGAAACCATAAGCGCCTCCGAATTCGCCGAGACCCCCATCCATGAGGCTGGGACCCTGGAATCCCACACGGCGCACGCCTATCTCAACGCCCGGCACAAGGAACTGGCCCCCAGGCTGGCCGCCGTGCTCCGGCAGATGAAGGAGGAAGGCATACTGCAACGGTTCGCCACGGCCTGCGGAGGGCCGTACTGA
- a CDS encoding substrate-binding periplasmic protein, translating into MKCALFILLLGCLLLAPAPSHATDFVVGINDTEENARDNPEIRNLLQETFRRMGVKMRIVYLPLSRSLLDVSQGDVDGVAAHFKVEVEEFDNLVTVPQPMARISYGVFSNAKIGTVKSWDDLAGRTLGIVRGDLPPRIEAMKRGIRIYDLNNGGNGFRMLQAGRLDAMVYEKNFGILHLREAVLDKVVESPLNLEGYTYFVLHERHADLAPKMARAFRDMLRDGSYALLLGRFNALTPPITAED; encoded by the coding sequence ATGAAATGTGCCCTTTTCATACTCCTTCTCGGCTGCCTGCTGCTTGCGCCCGCCCCCTCCCACGCAACGGACTTCGTGGTGGGCATCAACGACACCGAGGAAAACGCCAGGGACAACCCCGAGATCAGAAACCTGCTGCAGGAGACCTTCCGGCGCATGGGCGTGAAGATGCGAATCGTCTATCTCCCCCTGTCCCGGAGCCTGCTGGATGTCAGCCAGGGCGATGTGGACGGGGTGGCCGCCCATTTCAAGGTGGAGGTGGAGGAATTCGACAACCTGGTGACCGTGCCCCAGCCCATGGCCCGGATCTCCTACGGCGTCTTCAGCAACGCGAAGATCGGCACGGTGAAATCCTGGGATGACCTTGCCGGGCGCACCCTGGGAATCGTGCGCGGGGACCTGCCGCCCCGCATCGAGGCCATGAAGCGGGGCATCCGCATCTACGACCTCAACAACGGGGGCAACGGTTTCCGCATGCTCCAGGCGGGCCGGCTGGACGCCATGGTCTACGAAAAGAATTTCGGCATCCTGCACCTGCGGGAAGCGGTCCTGGACAAGGTCGTGGAATCTCCCCTGAACCTTGAGGGCTACACCTATTTCGTGCTCCACGAAAGACACGCGGACCTGGCCCCGAAGATGGCCCGGGCCTTCCGGGACATGCTCCGCGACGGCAGCTATGCGCTGCTCCTGGGCAGGTTCAACGCCCTGACGCCGCCCATCACCGCAGAAGACTGA
- a CDS encoding transporter substrate-binding domain-containing protein, producing the protein MTMRYAILCLLLWALLAPPPALAQQSLRIGVPCYKAEQCKPAELMAILSEACTRANVSSTFVIYPMLRDLEEANNGNLDASGARSAEAIRGYPNLVQVPVPIARMSIVFFSKEYRKLKPSWDSLAGLRVGVMRGQNTVSVLAGEAGVPFRSFSDPAKAFQLLEQDRLDAIIMPRSIGLSIVRDLGLQDILASPPIATRDIYLSLHRKHADLVPLFSNVLRSMHRDGSMKRLAGQFADMVPDELSEPE; encoded by the coding sequence TTGACCATGCGGTATGCCATCCTCTGCCTTTTGCTCTGGGCGCTTCTTGCGCCTCCCCCCGCCCTTGCGCAGCAGTCATTGCGCATCGGCGTGCCCTGCTACAAGGCCGAGCAGTGCAAACCCGCCGAGCTCATGGCCATCCTGAGCGAAGCCTGCACTCGGGCGAACGTGAGCTCCACTTTCGTGATCTATCCCATGCTCCGCGACCTTGAAGAGGCGAACAACGGGAACCTGGACGCCAGCGGGGCCCGCTCGGCAGAGGCGATCCGGGGCTACCCGAACCTGGTGCAGGTCCCGGTTCCCATCGCCAGAATGTCCATTGTCTTTTTCTCCAAGGAATACAGAAAATTGAAGCCCTCATGGGATTCCCTGGCGGGCCTGCGCGTGGGCGTGATGCGGGGCCAGAATACCGTTTCCGTGCTGGCCGGAGAGGCGGGGGTCCCCTTCCGCAGCTTCAGCGACCCGGCCAAAGCCTTTCAGCTGCTCGAACAGGACCGGCTCGACGCCATCATCATGCCCCGGTCCATCGGGCTCTCCATTGTCCGGGACCTCGGCCTTCAGGACATCCTGGCCTCCCCGCCCATTGCGACAAGGGACATCTACCTTTCGCTGCACAGGAAGCACGCCGACCTGGTCCCGCTCTTTTCAAACGTACTGCGCTCCATGCACAGGGACGGCTCCATGAAACGGCTGGCCGGGCAGTTCGCGGACATGGTCCCGGACGAGCTGTCCGAACCGGAATAG
- a CDS encoding DMT family transporter has product MSKRGFLHGTVFGVLCALASTMIWSGNFIIARGLNAMTPPVTLAFMRWTVACAAVSLFALPAIRRDWPVLRAHLGYMVVTSLLGVTVFNTLIYVGGRTTVAMNLALISTAFPIFIILLARLFLGEPITLRRVLGVALAVGGITTLVVRGDFMRLVNMTFAVGDMWMLFAAFLFAVYSILIRRKPPELGQTAFLGFTFYCGWLMIIPWMLWEQSSASWPAMNLPVVGSVLYIGLGASLVAYFTWNRAVALIGPSRAGFIYYCLPVFTGTWAWLLLGEPVTLLHAGTGVCILTGIYIATK; this is encoded by the coding sequence ATGAGCAAGAGGGGATTTCTGCATGGAACCGTGTTCGGGGTGCTCTGCGCCCTGGCCTCCACCATGATCTGGTCCGGCAACTTCATCATCGCCCGGGGGCTCAACGCCATGACCCCGCCCGTGACCCTGGCCTTCATGCGCTGGACCGTGGCCTGCGCGGCGGTTTCCCTTTTCGCGCTTCCGGCCATCCGCAGGGACTGGCCCGTCCTGCGCGCCCATCTCGGGTACATGGTCGTCACCTCGCTTCTGGGCGTCACCGTTTTCAACACGCTCATCTACGTGGGCGGGCGCACCACCGTGGCCATGAACCTGGCGCTCATCTCCACGGCCTTTCCCATCTTCATCATCCTTCTGGCGCGCCTCTTCCTGGGGGAGCCGATCACCCTGCGGCGGGTTCTGGGCGTGGCCCTGGCCGTGGGCGGCATCACCACCCTGGTGGTCCGGGGCGACTTCATGCGTCTGGTGAACATGACCTTTGCCGTGGGCGACATGTGGATGCTTTTCGCGGCCTTCCTCTTCGCGGTCTACAGCATCCTGATCCGGCGCAAGCCGCCCGAGCTGGGGCAGACCGCCTTTCTGGGCTTCACCTTCTACTGCGGCTGGCTGATGATCATACCGTGGATGCTCTGGGAGCAGAGCTCGGCGAGCTGGCCGGCCATGAACCTTCCGGTGGTGGGCTCGGTGCTCTATATCGGGCTGGGGGCCTCGCTGGTCGCCTATTTCACCTGGAACAGGGCCGTGGCGCTCATCGGACCGTCCCGGGCGGGCTTCATCTACTACTGCCTGCCGGTCTTCACCGGGACATGGGCCTGGCTGCTCCTGGGCGAGCCCGTCACGCTTCTGCACGCGGGCACCGGGGTGTGTATCCTGACGGGAATCTACATTGCCACGAAATAG
- a CDS encoding DMT family transporter, translating into MQENTKAALLMAATALIWSSGGLAIKLVELNPMALTGVRSLLSALTLAALFRGRLDFSLSGARVGAALGYAGLLITNVAATKLTTSANAILLAYTAPVYVALLAPFFLGEKTRRADWAFIAVVLGGMVLFFLDRLSPTGLWGNLVAIGTGISYACFTLCMRAQRCSSPVESVILGHGITALAGLPFLAQGLPDASGWLGLAYLGVLQQGVSLALYVWAIRRLGALEAILIMTLEPIFNPVWVALGYGEVPGPWAVAGGVVVVGAVTLRGVAGAVRGTREAQ; encoded by the coding sequence GTGCAGGAAAACACCAAAGCCGCGCTGCTCATGGCGGCCACTGCCCTGATCTGGAGCTCGGGCGGGCTGGCCATCAAGCTGGTGGAGCTGAATCCCATGGCCCTCACCGGCGTGCGCAGCCTGCTCTCCGCGCTCACCCTGGCCGCGCTTTTTCGCGGCCGCCTCGATTTTTCCCTTTCCGGCGCGCGCGTGGGCGCGGCCCTGGGCTATGCGGGCCTGCTCATCACCAATGTGGCGGCCACCAAGCTGACCACCTCGGCCAACGCCATCCTGCTGGCCTACACCGCGCCCGTGTACGTGGCGCTCCTGGCCCCGTTTTTCCTGGGTGAGAAGACGCGGCGCGCGGACTGGGCGTTCATCGCCGTTGTCCTGGGCGGCATGGTGCTCTTCTTCCTGGATAGGCTTTCGCCCACCGGGCTGTGGGGCAACCTCGTGGCCATCGGCACGGGAATCTCCTATGCCTGCTTCACCCTGTGCATGCGCGCCCAGCGTTGTTCCTCGCCCGTGGAATCGGTTATCCTGGGGCACGGCATAACCGCCCTGGCGGGCCTGCCGTTCCTTGCGCAGGGGCTGCCCGACGCCTCGGGCTGGCTGGGGCTGGCCTACCTGGGCGTCCTGCAGCAGGGCGTGTCCCTGGCGCTCTATGTCTGGGCCATCAGGCGGCTCGGCGCGCTGGAGGCCATCCTGATCATGACGCTCGAGCCCATCTTCAATCCGGTCTGGGTGGCCCTGGGATACGGGGAGGTGCCGGGACCGTGGGCCGTCGCCGGCGGCGTGGTGGTCGTGGGGGCCGTGACCCTGCGCGGCGTTGCCGGGGCCGTGCGCGGCACAAGGGAGGCGCAATGA